The nucleotide window CGTGAGATAGGCGCCAACTCCCAGCTCCTGACCAATGTCGTGCGCCAGACTTCTGATATAGGTGCCTTTTGAACAGCCTACTGCAAAGCGGACGAAGGGAAGGTCTATTTCAATTCCGTTCAGATAGTGAATCGTAGTTGGCCGCAGCTTCAACTCCACCTCCTGGCCTTTTCTGGCCATATCGTAGGCACGCTGTCCGTCAATCTTGATGGCAGAAAATACCGGCGGCTTCTGCTGAATCTCACCCACAAATTTAGCTAAAGTTTCGTGTATGAAATCTATGGAAATATGGGAATAATCCTGCTGAAGGATTTCCGGCTTTTCGGTATCGTAAGATTCCGTCTGTACCCCGATCTTGATTTCGGTCAGGTATTCCTTAGGCGCATCCTGAATTTCCTGGATTTTTTTGGTGAATTTGCCGGTGCAAACGATCAGAAGACCTGTCGCGCGCGGATCCAACGTGCCGGCATGCCCGATCTTAAACTTCTTCGGCAGTTTAAATTCGTTCTTAAGTTTGTATTTAAGTTTGTTAACCGCCTGAAAACTTGTCCAGTCTAAGGGTTTGTCGAGTAAAATAACCTGGCCAGCAAGTAAGTCTTCTGTATTCATTTGTTTGATCCTATCTCATTAATTTCCTCCCTAATGCTATAATCATATTTTAATCTGTTTGCGAAAAAAAGGTAGACAATAACTCCCAATATGGTCCATAAAACTTCAGGCTCA belongs to Chryseobacterium sp. and includes:
- the truB gene encoding tRNA pseudouridine(55) synthase TruB, encoding MNTEDLLAGQVILLDKPLDWTSFQAVNKLKYKLKNEFKLPKKFKIGHAGTLDPRATGLLIVCTGKFTKKIQEIQDAPKEYLTEIKIGVQTESYDTEKPEILQQDYSHISIDFIHETLAKFVGEIQQKPPVFSAIKIDGQRAYDMARKGQEVELKLRPTTIHYLNGIEIDLPFVRFAVGCSKGTYIRSLAHDIGQELGVGAYLTNLRRTKIGDYSVNDASAELLENDFRFSDHQQH